AATGGGGGATCCCGGGAATGGCGATCCCGGGAATGGAGGCCCCGGGAATGGAGGCCCCGGGAATGGGGGATCCCGGGAATGGGGGATCCCGGGAATGGGGGATCCCGGGAATGGGGGATCCCGGGAGTGGCGGCCCCGGGAATGGGGGATCCCAGGAACGGCGATCCCGGGAGTGGCGGTCCCGGGAGTGGCGGCCCCGGGAGCTGCGGGGGAGCTGTGGCGGGGCTCATCCCGAGGGGAAGGCGGCCGGGCGGGCTCGGCTGTTGATGTCGGGGCAGACGCGCTGCACCAGGCGGTAATCGCTGCTGTAGAAGGTGATGTACACACACACGGCCCCGAAGGGCTGCGAGCACAGCCAGGCCGCCCGGCTCTGCGTGTGCTCCTGCGAACACGTCTTGGCCGGGTCGAAGGTGCACAGCGACGTTTTCCTGGCCCGGGCCACCCGCTCCGACTCCACGCGGCAATTGAACACCTTGGACTCCTTGGCCTCGATGAAGATTTGCTGCTCCAGGTCGAACTGCACGGCCTTGGTGGGGGGCACGAGGCTGACCGAGATGTTGCCGTGGCCCGTGGAGTTGTGCTGGAAGAAGACGTTGACGCTGCCGTTGCCGTGATCCACGACCTTGCCCGTGATCAGCAGGTTCAGCTTCACCGTCTTGATGTTGGAGTAGAACTCGCCCCAGCCGAAAAGCTTCCTCggctcccggcccggccgctTCTCCAGGAGCCCGCGGAGCCCCCGGGAGCCGCGGGCCAGCCCCGGGAGGCTCCGGTtccgcggcggggccgggccggggctcgggaggggctttggggggaGCAGCTCCCGCAGCTCCGGTCCCGGGGCTCCGCCGCGGCCCCGGGGCTCACCTGGATCCGCGCCCGTCCCGGATTCCTCTGGAGCGCACAGCACCTGGACACGGGCACGGAGGAGCTgagggctgggggtgtccccgACCCCTGCCCggccccttccccagcctcgcctcccccatttccccctcgTTCTCTGCTCGGCGTTTCCCCCCCGGTTTTCCCGGCTCTCCTGTCCCCGGGACGCTCCGGGAATGGGACGAGGGATGCGATTCCTCCGGGATGGCTCCAGTTCGCTCCCGGCCGCCCCAGGGCCCGGGGGAGGGACGGTGCCCACCCTgctgtgcccccagccctgtccccagcacggCCCCGccagggcctggggacagccggggcggggacaggacaagggacagcAGAGCGGAGCTGTCACCCGGGGAGCTGCCCCGAGCCGTGCCCGGGCTCCTCTGCCAACTCCGCTCCCGGAACCCCCAAATCGGCAcatccagggctgctgggggggctgggagcacccagAGGGAGCCGGGACACCCAGAAAAGCCCCGGGGTGCCCAGAGCTGACCCGGCCGAGGAAGCAGCGGGAGGCAGAGGAAGCACCGGGAAGCGGAGCCCGgagccggcccggccccggctctTCCCCAGCCCTCCCCGGGCTGCccgcggggctgggggcgggcggatttttggggtgatccGGAGCCTTCTCCTCGCCAGCCCTGCCCGCTCCCCGAGGCGAAATAACAGAAGTTTTGGGAGGCGGATTTTTCCCgggggtgggtttgggatgcGGGGTGGGTTTGGGGAGCCCTGCCGGCTGCCCGCACGCCCCATCCCCGCGGCTGCGCGACCCCCGCagccccccctgccctcccGGCGCTCACCAGCAGCGCGATGCTgccctggaggaggaggaggacgcAGCTCCGAGGAAGATGCATTTTCCAGCCGGCGCCGCCGCCTTCTCCGTGGCTCCGGTTTGGGGAGGGTTTCGCTgggattttcctcctttttccgtctttccctcccttctcctccgGCGTCAGCGAGGGGAAGGGGGGGTCCCCCAGCCGAGCGGCTCCCTACGGCCCCCCCCGGCCCATGGTGGCCCCGGCAGCTCCCGCCCCGCGGGGCCGCTCCGGGCGAGGCGCGGCGCCTTCACCTGCGGCCGctgctgtccccgtgtccccttccctgtcccctcccctgcccccctgcccgccccgccgctccccccgcccgcccctccGCTCCCCCCGCCCGCCGCTCGCCGGAGTCTCGGGGAAACTCCGCTCCAGCCCTGCTCGCTCcatcccggctccatcccggctccatcccggctccatcccggctccatcccctctccatccccgctccatcccctctccatccccgctccatccccgctccatccccgctccatccccggctccatccccgctccatccccgttccattcccagttccattcccagttccattcccagttccattcccagttccattcccagttccattccccgctccatcccctctccatcccctctcAGCGGGCTCTGGATCGCTCCCGATCGCTCCCTCgggaggagcagctcaggctgggGGAGAACTGGGatgggggacagtgggggacCCGCGGGGATCCCCGGCTCTGTCCTTGTCACCGGCATGGCCCCCTGGCCCGGATCggctctgccctgcccgggATCggccctgccccatcccctccctccaGGAGAAGACAAAAACCTTTGGGTCATCGCGGTTTCCAGTTTATCCACAAAGGAATGTCAGGGATCCCTTAGAAAGGAGCCGGAGGCCGCTGCTCTGGGATTTGCGAGGGTTTTTATCCCATGGAGGGCagcattttccctttcccacctTTCAGGAGAAGCTGGAATAGCAGGGATTAACTGGGATCAAACCCGGGATTTCCCCACCCTGAGGAGAAAATCTCCTTTACATCGCTTTGCGTTCCTCTCCTCGTCCTTCCCTCATCCCCCTCTCCCTGAGCTGCTTTGGGAAGCTAAAACCGGAGCGAATTCCCGGGAGAAGATCCCGGTGCGGTGCAGGAGGCGCTGCCCGGAGCCCCGGGAGCCCTGAGGCCGGCTGGGGATGGCGAGGGACAATGAGGATAAAAACATTTCCATGCCGCTTCCCGGGAGCTGGGGAGCGGAGTGGAATAATCCGGGATTGATCAGGAGCTGCTCCGGCTCcctctggagctctgggaaCAGCCCCGGGCAGGACGATCCCgcattcccatccctggggcACATCCAGGGATCTCCTTCCCGCCCCTCCCGTGCGGCGCTGGAGCCTCGGGAGCGGCCAGAGATCCATCCAGGAGCTCAGGGATCCCTTTGGAACGGCCGGGAATGCGATCCCGGGGCTGGAGAAGCGGCTGGGAGCGGGCAGTGGGATGGATAAAggaaattttccttcttttcctcctggCTCGGGATGCGGGGTTGGGATCAGTCGGTGCCGAGGGTTTGGCTCTGGTTTCGCTCAGCCgcagattttgggatttttgggaaacCTCTTCCCCCAGATCCAGGGATTCGGCTCCCCGGGAGGGGCGATCCCGCCCGCTTTTCATGGAATCCCGGAGCTCTTTGGGAGAGAAGGCACCTTAGAGCTGATCCCGTTCCCAGGGACAATTCCCGCTCTCCCaggttggttttgggggtctcaggagcCCCCCGGGGCCGGTCCCGCACCCTCGGGAAGCGTCCCGGGCTCCGGGGCAGCACCTGCGGGGATTTTGGGCTCCGTTGATGCGGAAGCCGAAGCGCGGGGAGCCCTGGCGCTGCTGCCAGGCCCTTTTCCagagatttttcccatttttctgctgCCAGGCCCTTTCCCAGAGCTTTTTCCCGGTTTTCTGCTGCCAGGCCCTTTCCCAGAGCTTTTTCCCGGTTTTCTGTTGCCCTCTAGCGGGACCCGGCGCTGGGAAGAGGAGCCGGGAGCggggggggctcagccctgccGGGAAACCCGGGATGAGAACcgggaaaggaggaaaa
This sequence is a window from Poecile atricapillus isolate bPoeAtr1 chromosome 27, bPoeAtr1.hap1, whole genome shotgun sequence. Protein-coding genes within it:
- the NXPH3 gene encoding neurexophilin-3 yields the protein MPGAARLGDPPFPSLTPEEKGGKDGKRRKIPAKPSPNRSHGEGGGAGWKMHLPRSCVLLLLQGSIALLVLCAPEESGTGADPGEPRGRGGAPGPELRELLPPKPLPSPGPAPPRNRSLPGLARGSRGLRGLLEKRPGREPRKLFGWGEFYSNIKTVKLNLLITGKVVDHGNGSVNVFFQHNSTGHGNISVSLVPPTKAVQFDLEQQIFIEAKESKVFNCRVESERVARARKTSLCTFDPAKTCSQEHTQSRAAWLCSQPFGAVCVYITFYSSDYRLVQRVCPDINSRARPAAFPSG